A single window of Gavia stellata isolate bGavSte3 chromosome 16, bGavSte3.hap2, whole genome shotgun sequence DNA harbors:
- the LOC104251385 gene encoding C-terminal-binding protein 2, which translates to MDRHKVKRQRLDRICEGIRPPIVNGPMPARPLVALLDGRDCTVEMPILKDVATVAFCDAQSTQEIHEKVLNEAVGALMYHTITLSRQDLEKFKALRVIVRIGSGYDNVDIKSAAELGIAVCNIPSSSVEETADSTLCHILNLYRRVTWLHQAMREGNRASSVEQIREVAGGAVRIRGETLGIIGLGRVGQAVALRAKSFGFNVIFYDPYLPDGVERSLGLQRVGTLQDLLMHSDCITLHCSLNEHNHHLINDFTIKQMRQGCFLVNTARGGLVDEKALAQALKEGRIRGTALDVHESEPFSFAQGPLKDAPNVICTPHTAWYSEQASIESREDAAKEIRRAITGHIPDALRNCVNKEYLLLAAQWSSIDPATVHPELNGAAAYRFPPGVVGVATPGLPEPPVVEGIVAHGIPSVSHSAPRTPSPGETSKLDADREIPADQ; encoded by the exons atGGACCGGCACAAAGTGAAGCGGCAGCGGCTGGACCGGATCTGCGAAG GCATACGGCCTCCTATTGTGAATGGCCCAATGCCAGCACGGCCACTGGTTGCACTCCTGGATGGACGAGATTGCACTGTGGAGATGCCCATCTTGAAGGATGTTGCTACAGTGGCATTTTGTGATGCTCAGTCAACTCAGGAAATCCATGAAAAG GTGCTGAATGAGGCAGTAGGAGCTCTGATGTATCACACTATTACCCTTTCTCGTCAGGATCTGGAGAAATTCAAAGCCCTCAGGGTCATTGTGCGTATTGGCAGTGGCTATGACAATGTTGACATCAAATCAGCTGCAGAATTAG GCATTGCAGTTTGCAACATCCCTTCCTCCTCAGTAGAGGAGACTGCTGACTCCACCCTCTGCCACATCTTGAACCTCTATCGCCGTGTTACTTGGCTACATCAGGCTATGCGGGAAGGGAATCGAGCCTCGAGCGTAGAACAAATTCGAGAGGTGGCTGGTGGCGCTGTGCGTATCCGTGGGGAGACTTTGGGCATCATTGGACTAG GCCGAGTTGGACAGGCAGTGGCTCTGCGAGCCAAGTCCTTTGGCTTCAACGTGATTTTCTATGATCCCTATCTGCCGGATGGAGTGGAGCGATCCTTGGGTTTACAACGAGTAGGAACCCTGCAGGATCTACTAATGCACAGCGATTGCATCACATTGCACTGCAGCCTGAATGAACATAACCATCACCTCATCAATGACTTCACTATTAAACAG atgCGCCAGGGCTGCTTCTTAGTGAACAcagcccggggagggctggTAGATGAGAAAGCCTTAGCGCAAGCCTTGAAAGAGGGGAGAATCAGAGGAACAGCACTGGATGTGCATGAGTCTGAGCCTTTCAG CTTTGCTCAGGGGCCCTTAAAAGATGCACCCAATGTGATCTGCACCCCTCACACTGCCTGGTACAGTGAGCAGGCTTCCATTGAATCCAGAGAAGATGCAGCTAAAGAGATCCGCAGAGCTATTACAG GTCACATACCTGATGCTTTGAGGAACTGTGTTAATAAGGAGTACTTGCTGTTAGCAGCTCAGTGGTCCAGTATTGATCCTGCAACTGTCCACCCAGAACTCAACGGAGCTGCAGCTTACAG GTTTCCTCCGGGAGTAGTGGGAGTAGCCACGCCTGGGCTACCAGAACCACCAGTAGTGGAAGGGATTGTAGCTCATGGGATcccttctgtttctcactctgcacCGCGTACCCCTTCCCCAGGAGAGACGAGCAAACTGGATGCAGACAGAGAGATTCCTGCTGACCAATAG